The DNA sequence CCTGTTTCCGGCTTTTCTGTACAAGCCGGTGTTGAGGGTTTTCATTTTCAGGTTTTATTTAGTATCATAGTAGAAAAGGAGGTCGTGACCATGAGTGAAGATAAACAGGAACTAAAAGACCGGGTAATGGCTGAGCTGGAGAATGTTGTTGACCCTGAACTCGGTGTAGATATCGTAAACCTCGGGCTTATTTATGAAGTTGAGCTCGATGAAGAAGATAACGTAAAAGTAATTATGACCCTTACTTCAATGGGCTGCCCTCTTGCAGCAACTATTGTCAGCGACATTAAAAAAGCGCTGAGCGAACTTCAGGAAATTCAGGAAATTGGCGAAATTGATGTAGATATTACCTTCAACCCTCCCTGGGACAAGTCGATGATGTCCCGTTACGCCAAGCTGGCTCTCGGAGTACACGAAAGCTGATTTCCGACGCAGGCGGCACAAAATAAAGTTCAGAAACTGGAAAAACCCTTCATGACCAGCATTGTCATGAAGGGTTTTTGCTGTACATAACCGTCAAAACTTCCTGTTATCAGAAGAAAGCTTGAAAATTTCTATTCACTCTGTTTAAATCGTAATAGTTACGATTTAAACAGAGCAGGTTACTCTTCATATTTACAGATGTAAAAATCCCTTCATGAATTATTCTTCGTAACGAAATAGCAGTGTTAAAGTCTATGGTTCTTACGCATATAAAGGGGAACATTACTGCTCTTTATCATTTACAATCGCTTCCGCTTCGTTTTGATTTTCCAATACAGAAAACCCGCTGGTTAAATCAAGAATATACAAAGTTTGAAGCCAGTGCCAAAGTGATTTTTCAAGACGCCTGCGGAAAAAGAAAGCGGGAAGATCCTCCCGGACGCAAGGGAACCCTAAGGCTTTCTCTGCGGCAGGCGGAAGAGCCGCAGGCCCTCCAAAAAAACAACACAGAGCTTTAACAGAGCCAACGAAATAGAAAGGAGACGCTTAAAAATGGCTGAAAAATCTAAAATTGCAAAGGAAAAAAAGCGGGAGGCACTCGCAGCAGCTTATGCTGACCAGCGTCGTGAATTAAAAGAAAAAGGAGATTACGAAGCGCTTCGCAAACTTCCACGTGACTCTTCTCCAACACGCCTCACAAACCGTTTCCAGGTAAACGGACGGCCGCGTGGAGTACTGCGAAAATTCAGGATGTCCCGAATTGCTTTCCGCGAACTCGCTCATAAAAATCAGGTACCCGGGGTAAAAAAATCCAGCTGGTAATTGATTTTTCTCTCTTCAGCTGTAAAAGCTTAACCTTCTTTCCTTACGGGTAACATACAGAAAGGAAGGGAGGTTTTTTTATGCTGAATCTTATTCTTTTAGGCTTAGGCGTTCTTTTTATCCTTGCTAATCTTATTTATTTTTTCCGACAGGGCAGATTCAAAGAAAGTA is a window from the Alkalicoccus halolimnae genome containing:
- the rpsN gene encoding 30S ribosomal protein S14, whose protein sequence is MAEKSKIAKEKKREALAAAYADQRRELKEKGDYEALRKLPRDSSPTRLTNRFQVNGRPRGVLRKFRMSRIAFRELAHKNQVPGVKKSSW
- a CDS encoding metal-sulfur cluster assembly factor — encoded protein: MSEDKQELKDRVMAELENVVDPELGVDIVNLGLIYEVELDEEDNVKVIMTLTSMGCPLAATIVSDIKKALSELQEIQEIGEIDVDITFNPPWDKSMMSRYAKLALGVHES